The Thermodesulfovibrionales bacterium region GACAGATGATCCCTCTTTATGTCCTTATGAGGCAATCTGTTAATCATAATTATACACCTTATCATGAATTCCCGGTTTTGCATAGGGGGCAGCCATTATGAAACACTTGCAGCGGGCGAGATGTCAGCCAGGGCCCCTCTGCGATAAGGACGGACAATCACCCTCCTTACAATGACGATCAGACTTCAGAAGAGACTGAAACCACCTTCGCAAAAAAAGGCCCGAAAAAATCGGGCCGCGTTTATTTCCCGCTGCTTGTCCTTATTTCTTATGGCACTTTCCGCAGTTTGCAGCGTCCTTCGTTGCGAATGCCTTTGTACCGTTATGGCACTCTCCGCAGAGCTTGCCCGCGTTCAACTCTGCCATCGTGATCTTTGCTGTGCCTTTCTTCATCTGAAATATTTTCGTGTGGCAATCGTTGCATTTCAGACCCTTGTCAGCATGAACCTTGCCGTCAAAGGTTACCTTTCCCATGCCCTTTCCTTCCCACTCCACGGTCTTCCCAGGGTTCACAGCCATGGCGCTGCCGACGAACATAATAGCCACCGCGATTGTCAACAGGATCGTAAGTATTTTCATTCTCTCTTCACCCCCTTTCGGTGCGGTTTTGGTCTCCTTAATAGTATCTTAAGAAGCAAGAAGTATACCATCCTGCAACTGATCAGAACCTATCAGGTTCTCTCTGTTCTTTGTTCGTAGATTCTCGCGTACCGACCATTTTCGGGAACCTTTTTCCCTTTTGGGGAATGAAGGACGATGAAAATGTAATCCATTTCCCCTCTGC contains the following coding sequences:
- a CDS encoding cytochrome c3 family protein, whose product is MKILTILLTIAVAIMFVGSAMAVNPGKTVEWEGKGMGKVTFDGKVHADKGLKCNDCHTKIFQMKKGTAKITMAELNAGKLCGECHNGTKAFATKDAANCGKCHKK